CGTAAACCAGTAACAGTCGCGGTTGGGCGAAGACGCGGATTTGTTGACGCAGTGTGGCAGGTTTGCTGTGTATTACATTCTTGGGCACAAAGAGCAGACTGCCCAGAAAGGCGATCACACCCAGGGCCGAGACGGCCAGGAAGGTGGTGCGCCAGCCGAACTGCTGGCCGATAAAGGTGCCCAGCGGTACGCCGGTTACCAGGGCAACGGTCAGGCCGGTGAACATGATGGCAATGGCGCTGGCGGCTTTTTCTTTGGGAACCAGGCTGGCCGCAATGGTGGAGCCAATGGAAAAGAACACGCCATGAGCCAGGCCGGTCAGAATACGGGCCACGATCAGGGATTCATAACCCGGTGCTTGCCAGGCCACCAGGTTGCCGAGGGTGAACAGGGCCATCAAGCCCAGCATCAAGGCTTTGCGGGGGACCTTGCCGGTCAGGGCGGTCAGGACTGGGGCACCTATGGCAACGCCCAGGGCGTACAAGCTGACCAGCAGGCCGGCGGAGGGCAGGCTGACGGCCAGGTCTGCCGCGATGGTGGGGAGAAGGCCAACGATCACGAACTCTGTCGTTCCGATGGCAAAGGCACTGATGGTCAGCGCCAGTAGAGCGATAGGCATGATGGCATCCTTGCGTGGAGCATTGCAGAAGATGCCATTGTGTTCTTGATGATTTAGTCAAAAAAGTCCATATTGGTCGAAATACATTTGATTTAAAGTCAATAATGAAAACAACTCTGGATGAAATGCAGGCATTTATAGCCGTGGTGGATGCTGGTGCCATTTCGCGGGCGGCCGAGCATCTGGGGCTGACGGTGTCGGCGGTCAGCCGTACATTGAACAGGCTGGAAGAGAAGCTCAACACCACCTTGCTACGGCGTACCACGCGGCGCTTGGAACTGACGGAGGAAGGGGCGGTTTTTCTGGAGCGGGCCCGATCCATTGTGGCCCATGTGGAAGAGGCGGAGGAGGATCTGGCCATACGCCGGCAGCAGCCAGTGGGGCGCTTGCGGGTGGATGCTGCCTCGCCTTTTATTCTGCATTGCGTGGTGCCGATCGTGCGCGGCTATAAGGAGCGCTATCCGCAGGTCAGCCTGGAGCTGACCAGTAATGAAGGGTGGATTGATCTGCTGGAACATCGCACGGATGTGGCCATTCGGATTGGTCGGCTCAAGGACTCGACCTTGCATGCGCGACCTATTGGCAGCACCCGTTTGCGTGTGATGGCTTCGCCTGCCTACCTGGAAAAGCACGGTCATCCGCATGACGTGGCCGACCTGGATAATCATGTGTTGCTGGGCTTTACCCAGCCGCTATCCCTGAATGAATGGCCCCTGCCTGCGCAAGACGGGATGCCGGTGCATATCAAGCCAAGTATTGCCGCTTCCAGTGGGGAAACTTTGCGGCAACTGGCGCTGGATGGCGTGGGGATTGTGTCGTTGTCGGACTTCATGACGCACCGGGACCGCGATGCAGGACGTTTGGTGCAGTTGTTCCCGAAACGCACGCTGGAGATGGGTCAGCCTATCAATGCGGTGTACTACCGTAACACGGCCTTGTCAGCGCGGATTTCCACGTTTGTAAGCTATTTGAGTGAGTGCTGGGAGGCAGGGCTGGGTGGAACGAAATAGCGCGTGATGAGGACGGTTCTGACGCTCTACATCACAGTATTCATATGTTGCGAAGCTAAGGAGCCTGTAGCTTGTCTAGCGGGCGGTAAGCAGAAAACACATCAGCAGTAAAAACAGGTGGTGCAGATGACGTGCGGCGGACGTTGATCAAGGGGGAGAGCAGGCAGCAATGAATAATTCGAACGAAACTATGCAGACACAGACACAGACACAGACACAGACACAGACACAGACACCCGCATCAGCACAGGCAGAAATGCAGATGCAGGCGGCAGATAGGCCAGGTAGCCCGCTGGAGGTCTTCTGGGCATTCCTGAAACTTGGGCTGACTTCGTTTGGCGGCCCTATCGCGCACCTGGGTTATTTTCGTACCGAGTTCGTAGAGCGCCGCCGCTGGTTGGATGATCGCAGCTACTCCGATCTGCTCGCCTTGTGTCAGTTCTTGCCGGGCCCGGCCAGCAGCCAGGTCGGGATGGCGCTGGGGCTGGGGCGTGCCGGGTGGATGGGTTTGCTGGCAGCCTGGACCGGCTTTACCTTGCCATCGGCCATTGCATTGATTTTGTTTGCCATGGGATTGGCGGGGCAGCAGGGGATTGCAGAGTCTGCGTGGGTACATGGGCTCAAGATTGTGGCGGTAGCAATTGTGGCCCAGGCGGTGTTGGGAATGGCCCGGTCTCTATGTCCTGATCGATCTCGTGCTGCATTGGCGATAGTGGCTGCTTTGTTGAGTCTGGCCTTGCCCTCGGCCTTTGGGCAGGTTCTGGCCATCGCGGTAACAGGTTTGATCGCCTGGTGGAAATTGGACTTTGCTCAAGCAGGGGTGGCTCAGGCTCATTCGTATCCGGTATCTCGCAAAGTAGGGATGGCTGCCCTGCTGGCTTTTGCCGGGCTTTTGCTTGCTTTGCCGGTGTGGGCCGCGGCTACAGGCTCAACGATTATTCAGCTACTGGAAGGGGTGTACCGCTCCGGGGCGCTGGTCTTTGGTGGGGGACATGTCGTGTTGCCGCTGTTGCAGGCCTCTGTCGTACCGACAGGAATGGTCAGTAATGCGGAGTTGATGGCGGGTTACGGAGCGGCGCAAGCGGTGCCGGGCCCCCTGTTTACCTTCGCGGCTTATATCGGGGCGATGGCTCAATGGCCTTTGCAAGGCTGGCTGGGGGGCGTGGCGCTGTTAGCACTGGTTTTTATCCCGGCGTTCTTGATTCTGATTGGCGTCTTGCCTTTTTGGGAGGGGCTGCGACATCGGGCGGGTGTGCGCACGGCGATGGCAGGGATTAATGCAGGGGTGGTTGGTATCCTGGGGGCCGCGCTGTATGACCCGGTATGGACCAGCGCTATCCATGACAAGGCGGATTTCGGCTTGGCCTTGCTCTTGTTTGGCTTGTTGACCGTGGGACGTGTGCCACCGGCTTTGGTTGTGCTTTTGGCGGGGCTGGGCGCCTTGTTAATGTCGATTATTTAAGTGTCTTGTTTGCCGTGCGAGATTGCCCGGCGTCACTTTTTCAGTCCGGAATGCGTGGGGGCTGATTCAATAAGGAGCAGGTAGCCGCCTAGTATTTCTCAAGGTGCGCGCAGGGCGCGGGCGCCTTGGGAACGCCATATGCTGGATATCAGTTGCTTGTTGCAGTTGCGGCAAGGCAAACCGACTGGAGAATGTCATGGATACCCATAAATCACGCGCGGACAAACACTTGATGGACTGGCTTCGAGACGCGCACGCGATGGAAGAACAGGCTGAGACGATGCTGAACAGCATGCTCTCGCGGGTCGAGAACTACCCGGAGCTGCATCAGCGTATTCAGCAACATATCAAGGAAACTCAGACACAGCAGGGGCTGGTGCGCGAATGCATAGAGCGCCGCGGTGGAGATACTTCCTTGCTCAAAGACCTGGGTGGAAAGGTCATGGCAGCGTTTCAGGGGTTTTCGGGGATATTTGCCTCTGATGAGGTGGTAAAAGGCACGATGTTCAGCTTTGCCTTCGAAAACCTGGAAATTGCGGCTTATAGCCAGCTCAAGGAAGCCGCTGACTTTGTGGGTGATACGGAGACGGCAATGGTGTGCCATCAAATCCTGGAGCAGGAGCGCGCCATGGCCCGTTGGTTAGAAGAGCATTCACCCGAATTGATACGAATCTTTCTGGCACGCGCCAATGAAGGTCACAGTCAGGCCAAGCCGTAGTCCACATCCGTCCAAGGCTGTTGGTTGACGGCCTTGCTTGGCAGGTTTTCAGCTTGGGGGCAGCCATGAAGGCTACCAGGCACACTGTTTGCTGGAGCCTGTCTGCGAAACCTGATCTTTGGAGAGTCAGCATGAGTCCCACACGCAAAGACAGCACCGAACGTCCGAAACCAGTTAAAGCACCGGAGCCCAGCAGCGAATCTCAAGTGGATATTGCCGGGCGGGTGCAGGAAGACCTGAAAGAAGTTAATGAACGCGGCAAGGACAAGGAGCGAAGGCGGCCGGTAGACCATAAAGCGACGCAGTTTGATGGTTCACCTAATCCGGAGCCCGACAAGAGTCCGTATTGGTTCAAGCCACATGACGATACGCCCGCCATCTTGCCCAAGCGCCGCGGTCCAAAGAACCCGGACTAGAACGCTGGCAAACGTTGGGTGCCACCTTCCTGTCGCCTCTGCGCCTGGGCTTACCACTGACCGAAAAACACTCCTGCCTTTTTATACGCATTCGTACCGCGTTCAACCTCTTCTTCTGTGACAGTGGTGCGGCGTTTCAGGCTCGTGAACCATTGCAGCAAGCGTTCCCGACATTCCTCACGTATATGCTCATGGTCTGCAGAACGGCCCAGATCGTTGAACTGTTCTGGGTCTGCATGCAAATCGTAAAGCTGCTCGGGCTCGTCCAGCCAATACACGTAGCGCCAGCGGTCGCTGCGCAGTGACCAGGCTCTGGCATTGGACGATGATTTGTCACGTATCACGCGTGCCAGGCGATAGCTGTAGTCCAGTTCGGAAAACACGCAGTCGCGCCACGGGGGCTGGGCGCCGTGCAGCAGGGGGAGAAGGTTTCGCCCCTCAAGACGGTGCGAGGCCAGTGGCAGGCCCAGCCAGGACAGCATGGTGGGCAGCACATCCACGGCTTCGACCATTCTGTCATCCACTGTTCCACGCGTGGCGTTCGCCTCCGGTGACGGGTCGTAGACGATGAAAGGCACGCGCTGCACGGTGTCGTAGAACAGTTCTTTCTCGCCCAGCCAATGGTCGCCCAGAAAATCCCCATGGTCGGCGGTGAAGATGATCAGGGTGTTGTCCATCAGGCCGTTGCGGGACATGAAATCGAACAAGCGGCCCAGGTGGTCGTCCAATTGAGTGATCAGCCCCTGGTAGGCTGGCCGGACCGTCTCCACGCAGGTGTCGCTGGAGAAGCTGACGCATTCTTCCTGCTGGCGGTAAGCATCTACGACCGGATGCGCGTTGCTTAATTCGGCCTCGTTGCGTACTACGGGCAAGCATTGATCTGCGCTGTACATGTCGTGGTAGGGCGCAGGGGCGATGTAGGGCCAGTGTGGTTTGACGTAGCTCAGATGCAGCACCCAAGGCTCATCTCCCATGCGCTCCATGAAGGACAGGGCCTGATCCGTCATGTAGGCGGTTTCTGAATGCTTTTCTTCCACCAGAGAGGGATAGCGGGCATTGCGCATATGCCAGCCACTGACGGCTTCTCCATCCGGGCCGCGTGCGGAGATCACAAAGTCTGTCCACGGGTCATCGGACTGATAGCCGTGGCGTCGCAGGTACGCCGGGTAGCCACTTTCTTCGCCCGGTTCGTGGTGGCCGTCGTAGCGGTCTATCTCTTCAAAGCCGCCGGTTTTAAGCAGGCGAGCCAGTTCGCTGCCCCCATCCAGTGCCAGTCGTTCCAGCCCTTTGTGGTCGACCATGATGTGGGTTTTACCCGCCAGCACCAGCTTGTGCCCACCGGCGCGCAAGTATTCACCCATGGTGACTTCGCCTACCGATAGAGGAACGCGATTCCAGGTGGCTCCATGGGTAGAGGGGTAGCGGCCCGTGTAATAGCTCATGCGGGATGGGCCGCAGACTCCGGAGTTAACAAAGGCACGGTCAAAGCGTACCCCCTTGGCGGCCAGTGCATCCAGATTGGGGGTGCGAATATGAGGGTGCCCGTAGCAGGCCAGGTGATCAGCGCGTAGCTGATCGGCCATGATAAACAGGACGTTCTTGCGTTGTGTCATGTGGTTGGTGTTGCTGGTTTATTGCGTGACTTTGAAGCCGGAGGCCTGAATAACGGGAGCCCATTGCTGGCGGAATTGTTCGATGCGGACGCGGGTTTCTTCCGCATTGGCAGATACCGGGATCAATTCATTTTTCAGCAGTGTCTCTTGCAGAGCTGGATCACTGGTGACTTCCTTGATCGCCTCACCCAGTTGGGTCACTTTGTCGGCAGGCATGGAAGCGGGGGCGAAGAAAGCGTTCCAGCCGGAGGCTTCCAGCTCAACACCGGACTGCTTCAGGGTGGGTACATCCGGCAGGGCGGCTTCGCGCTCGCTGCCCGAGGTGGCCAGAATGCGGATGCGTTTGCCCTGGTGCTGGGACGTCAGCACGTCCAGCGTATCAATGGCCACGGGCAGAATGCCGCCGATCAGGTCGGTAATGACGGGGGCCGAGCCACGGTAGCCAATGATCTCGCCCTTGGAGCCAATCTGCTGTGACAGCATCAGGCCAAAGAAGTGGGGCAGGCTGCCGGTGGCGGGAACACCGATATTGAAGGCTCCGGGATGCTCCTTGGCCCAGGTGATCAGTTGATCCATGGTTTTAATGTCGCTGTCTGCCGATACGGCCACCCCAAAGCCGTACTCGGTCACCATGGAAACCGCCTGAAAGTCGCTGTCGGGTTTGTACGGGATGTCATTGAAAACCAGCGGGGCGACCACCATGATGGCGGGGTTGGCCAGGATCAGTACATTCTTGTCTGCTGCTGTGCTTTTGACGTACTGGGCGGCAATCCGGCCCCCTGCGCCGGTTTTGTTCTCGACCACAATAGGAATCCCCAGCTTCTTGTGCAAACCGTCCGACACAATGCGGGCGGCCCGATCTGACGCGCCTCCTGGCGCATAGGGCACAACGACTGTCAGGTTTTCAATCGGGCTTGCGGCGTGGGATAGACCAGCGAACAGCAGTCCTGACAGCAGACAGCTTGTTACCGTGGCGCGAAGGCGGTTCTGGGCCATGATTTGTCTCCTTTTTTTTGATTTCCATCAGTTTTTACCGCAGCTTACCAAGGGGGCTGATACTTGTTCTAATCAAGTATCTTCAAGGCTAAAGGTCCTTTTATGGTCAGCCCCTCCCCATCTTCTTCTACCCCGGCAAGCGCCGCTCCGGCTCCTACGCTTCCGGCCATGATGATGTTCCAGCTGTATCGGGCCTGGTCGGCAGGCAACCCGATTTTCATTCGCTTGTGCGAGGGGCGCTTCAATATCACTCGCCGTGAATGGCGCATTCTGGCTATTGCCAATATGCATCCCGCCTTGACGGGCACGGCCTTGGCCGAGGCAGCCGCATTGGATACGGCCCGTTGCTCGCGAGCGGTCAGCACCTTGTGTGAGAAGGGCCTGTTGAAGCGGACACGCGATACCAAAGACACACGTGTTGTGCATGTTTCGGTGACTGAATTGGGTGTGCAGCGCTACAAGGAAGTCATGCCGATTGTGGCCTCCCTGAATGAGGAGATCTTTCAGGACCTGAGCGCAGCAGAAATGGCGGCTTTGAGCAGCATGCTGGACCGGATTAGCAGCCGGGCGGCTTTGATGCTGGAAAGTAATGTGGTGAAGGAACGCGCTAGACGAAATCGATAAGCGGGTCCACGCACCGGCTTATGACTTATGTTTCTGATTGCTTCGGGAGCAAGAGTGCAGCACTATTGCCCGAAAGGAGCTAGGAGAGGCACGCATGGCTGGCAAAACAATTCTTATCCAGCAGAGACAAGAACATATTCAGGCACAGGATCATCAAACCATTCTGCAGGCTGCGCTGGAGCGCGGGATCTCGTATCCCCACGGTTGCAAGACGGGCGTGTGTGGCGGCTGTAAAACGCGCCTGGTCAAAGGGCAGGTGGAGATGATGGAGTACTCCCGCTTTGCGCTGACCGAGGAACAAAAGGCCAGGGGACTGATTCTGGCCTGTAGAGCGGTGCCCCAAACCGATGTGACAGTGGGCTGGATAGGGACGGATGATGTTCGGGGCCTGATCCCGTCTCGCGAGCTGACGGGCACGGTGACCTGTATCAAGGATCTGACCCACGATATCCGGCAGGTGCGGATACGTCTGGATAATCAGGAACCTTTGATCTTCTTTGCGGGGCAGTACGCGGATATCAAATTCGGGCAGGCTCCGGTGCGCAGTTACTCCATGGCTAATCGTCCGGGGGAGCCAGAGCTGGATTTTTACGTGCGCCGCGTGCCGCGCGGGGTGGCCTCGGCTTATGTGCATACGGTCTTGCAGCAAGGTGAACCGGTCAGCCTGAAGGTGCCGCTAGGTTCGTCCTATTTGCGTGATGGCTATGGCGGGCCGATTCTCTGTATTGCCGGTGGAACGGGCCTGGCACCGATCAAGTCGATTGTGGAATCCGCATTGGGCTGGGGCATGAGTCAGCCTATTCATGTGTATTTCGGGGTGCGGGAGCTGCGGGACTTGTACTGCGAGGACGAGTTCAAGGCCTTGCAGGAACGTTATGCCAATCTGAGCTTTACGCCTGTGCTGTCGGGGATGCCGGTGGCACCGTACCGCAGGGGCATGGTGACTGAGGCGGTGGGCAAGGATTTGCCTGATCTGAATGGCTGGAAAGTGTATGCGGCGGGGTCGCCCTCCATGGTGGATGAGGCCATTGGCATGGTGCTCAAGCGCGGCGTGAAGGTTCAGAACCTGCATGTGGATGTGTTTTTTACGCCCTGAGCAAGCCACGTCTGCATAGCAGAGCCTATGGCGATTGTTTACCATTGAGCCTTATGCGTTCCAACTCCTGTTTTACCCATTCATCTGCATTGACTACTGTGCCTGACTCCTCCCTTTCCCTGCCTGACGGCTGCACGTTTCGTCCCCTTCAAGAATCTGAATTGAACCTGCTGTGGTCCATAGACCGCAGCGAGCGGATCGACGGTTTGTACGAGCTGCGTGATGGCGTGTTGCACAGGCAAGCGGCTGATATTGATCTGCGCGGCTGGCCGGAAGGCGACCCGGAGAAATATCACCCTGAACATGAGGACGCCTTTCATCGCGGCTCCTGGTTCATGGGTGTATTCAAGGGTGATACCTTGCTGGCTGCCGTGGGTTTGGACAGCCTGCCCTTGGGGCCACAGGGAGATTGGCGTCAGCTATTTTTCCTGCATGTGAGCCAGTCCTTGCGAGGGCAGGGCATGGGCGTATGGCTGCTGGATCAGGCCAAGAAACAAACTGTGGAATGGGGCGCGAAGGCGGTCTATGCCTCGGCCACGCCTTCGGTGAACACGGTGGATTTCTACCTGGCGCATGGTTTTGAAATCGCGCCAGAGCCTGATCCCCGTTTGTTCGAGCTGGACCCGGAAGATATCCATCTGCTGTGTTTGCTGGATTAGAGACTTAGCCTCTTCTTCTGCAAAGAAAAAGGCCTTGCTTGCGCTGTTATCGCGCAGCAAGGCCCTTTCATCACACACAGGTTTTCAGCTTAGAAATCCATTGTTGCCGACAGCATGAAGGTACGTGGTGCACCCACAGCCAGGCTGGTGAAGTGCGGTTTGGCCCAGTAAGCCTTGTTCGCCACGTTATTCACCGTGGCCCGCAAGGTCAGCGGGCGGCCGGAGATCTTGGTGCGATAGCGCGCGCCCAGATCAAACACGGTATGGCCAGGGATGGATAGGGAGTTGTCTGCGCTCAGGTATTGCTTGGATGAGGTGGTGGCATTGGCCATCACGGTCAAACCCTGCAAGTTGGGTATATCCCATTCCACGCCCAGCTTGGCTTGCCACTTGGGCAGGCCGGTGGCCTGGCGGCCTTCTTCAGCCGGATTGGCAGCTTTGGTGACTTCCGGGTTGGAGTAAGCCACGCCACCCATCAAGCGCACGCCTTCCAGGGGGGAGCCGAAAAAGCCCCATTCAATGCCTCGGTTGCGCTGCTCGCCACCAAAGGAGAATACGTTGGTGAATGGGTCGGTATAGCTGCTGGGGCGTTTGATTTCGTACAAGGCCAGGGTGTGGGCAAAGTCACCCAAATCCAGCTTCAGGCCCACCTCCTTCTGTTTGGTCTTGTAGGGAGCAAAGACCTGGCCTGCATTGGCGGCTGTGTTGGGGGCAATCGCGCCTTGCGATAAGCCTTCGATGTAGTTGGCGTAGACCGAGACCTGATCAGTGGCTTTGACCAGGAAGGCGACGGCGGGAGTGGTTGCGCTTTCCTTGTAGCGCTCGCCTGTGCGCTGGCCGGTGGTGCCGTTAAAGCTTTCGTTGATCACTTGTTGACGGCGTGCGCCTAGTGTCACTTGCACGCGGTCGTCGGCAAAGGAAAGGGTGTCAGCAAAGCCGATGCTCTTCAAGCGGGTTTTAGTGGTGCTGATCAGGGGAATATTGTTCGGCAAGGATGGCTCCGGGCCCCAGACCGGGTCGTAGATATTGGTCACCCATGCGCTGGGCAACAGATTACGGAAGCCGCTCAGGTCGTAGTCCTCGTTGTACTGCGTGGCGTTGATGGCAAATTGGTGGCTGACGGGGCCGGTTTGCAGCTTGCCCATCAGACCCACTTCAGCAGTTTTGCGCCGCATTTCATCGGCCACGCCGCTGAAGTTGATCTTGAAGTCGCCTGCGTTATTGATCACCTGACCAGCGCCCATATTGGATCTGAATTTGGTGCGGCTGATACCGGCGGCGGCATAGGCAGTGAATTGATCGTTCAGGTCGAATTCGCCCCGGATCATGGCGCCTTTGTCGGTGGTGTCATAAAACGCCCAGGGCGGGTTCCATGACACATCGGGTTTGGGTGGTTTGGGCAGTTCTACACCGGGGTCCAACGTCAGGCCACGTGTCAGACCGTAGGCACGGTCTTTGCTGTGAAACAGGTCGGCAGACAAACGCACCCGTTCACCACGCCAGTCCAGACCCAGAGAGGTCTGGGTAATTTTCTTGTCCTGGTCTTTGACGGCAATTTCGCCATCCCGGTAGGCCGTGTTCAGGCGTATACCGAACTGCTTGTCCTCGCCAAAGCGACGGCCCAGATCCACGTGGCCGCCAAAGTGCGAGTCGGACATATAGCTGCCTGTGACGCGGAACAGGGGATCGTCGTCCGCGCGTTTTGTGACCAGGTTTACCGCACCGCCTGCCGAGCCTTTGGGTGGCATGCCGTTCAGCAGGGCGGAGGGGCCTTTCAGCACTTCGACGCGCTCGTAGGCTTCGGGCGAGTTGCGGTAGTAACCGCCCATCCCGGCCAGGCCGTTGACGGTGACATCACCCACATCGGAGCGGAAGCCGCGGATGGAGTAGCTCTCGTTGCTCTCGCCCGCAATGCCGCTCATGAACACGCTGGGATCGGTTTTGGCGATCACTTCGCTGATGTCACGCGCCTGCTGATCGGCTATGTATTGCTCGGTGTAGCTGATGGTGTTGAAGGGCGTTTCCATGAAGTCTTTGGTGCCCAGCAAACCGACGCGTCCGCCGGTAGCGACTTGTCCGCCAGCGTAGCTCTCGACGGTCTTGTCGCGCTGACCTTTGACAGTCACGGACGGCAAGGTGACGACTTCATCGGCCTGGGCAGCCGTACGGTTCTGTGCCTGTGCTGGCGAGGCCATCAAGGCCAGCGCGCTGGCTCCCAAACCCAGTAGTAGCGCCATTTGTACGGCACTGAAGGTACGATTCAGGGCAAAGCCGGAGCGGCTGGAACTGCCGCTTTTACGTATCGAGGGCGCAAACGTCCCATTGTGGCGTGGTGTGTACATGCCAGTTTCCTTTATGTAGCGGGGGTGTTTCTTTTGCTTTGATTAAGGCAAATAGAAATTGGATTGAGTCGCGTTACTCTCTATTTACCCGTGTAAAAACCTTCAGGTCATGGGTGTTGGTAGGCCTTGAGCACATCATCAATAATCAGCTTGAGCGAGGTGACACTGGCAGCCGTCACATACCAGGCTTCGGCATTGGCAAACACCACGCGGCCGTTTTTCCAGGCTTGGGTTTCACGCAGCAGCGGGTTGCTCAGGCTGTCGGCATCCAGGGCAGGGCGGCGCTCCATCACGGCAGTGCGGTCGATCACGTAAATAATGTCCGGGTTGGCTTCCTGGATGAACTCGCTGGACACAGGGTGTCCGTGCAGGCCGGTTTCTACCGTTGGGCTGGCAGGCTGTACGCCTAGCGCATTGAAGACAAAACCGTAGCGGGACTGCACCCCGAAGGAGCTGAACGAGCCGTTGTTATGCAGAACAATCAGGGCTTTTTCGGGACGATCCTGGGTGATTTGTTTGGCTTGGGCGACTTTGGCCTCCAGCTCGGCCACTTTTTGTTTGGCCAGCTCTTCTTTCTTGAAAATCGAGCCCAGAGTCAGCAGGTGATTCTTGATGACTTCAATGTGGTTGACCTGGCTGTCGCGGTAATCCACATCAAAGTGAATGGTGGGGGCGATCTGGCTGAGTTCCTTGTAGTGATTGGCTTGCAAGGAGGTGATCAGAATCAGGTCCGGCTTGGCGGCGTAAACCTGCTCCACATTGGGCTGCACAATCGCGCCGGTGTCCTGGATTTCAGGGACGTTTTTATATTTTTCCAGAAAGGTCGGGATGAAGTCTTTGGGCATGCCTACAACCGGGACTCCCAAGGCATCCAGAAAATCCACTTCGTTCATGTCCAGCGCTACGACGCGTTGCGGCAGTTTTTCTATGCGCGTGGAGCCCAGTTTGTGCTCGACCACGATGGGTTCATAGCGGGCACTGGTTTCAGGGTTGACGGCGGCTTGCGGTGCCGGAGTTTCCGCCGCTGCCTGGCTCTTTTTCTCGCAGCCTTGCAAGGCAAAGCTGGCGGCCACAAACAGGGCTATCAGCCCGTATCTGTGTTTGGCGATCATGCTAGTTCTCCTGATGGGGTGAAGTAATTGCACAGGCGGCCACGTTCGCTGTGCGTAATCTCGAAATCCAGGCCATAAAGTTCGGCCAGCCGTGCTTCGGTGACGACCTCGGACACCGGGCCTGCGCAGTACAGGGCCCCGTTTTTCATGGCCACAATGTGATCGGAATAGTTGGCGGCAAAGTTGATGTCATGCACCACCAGAATCACGGTGCGGCCGTACTCGTCACAGAGCCGTCGCAAGGCGCGCATGATCTGCACGGCGTGCTTGATGTCCAGATTGTTCAGCGGCTCGTCCAGCAGCAAATAATCCGTTTGCTGGGCAATGGTCATGGCCAGAAAAGCCATCTGTCGCTGGCCGCCGCTCAGCTCGTCCAGATAGGACTGGCGCAAGGGTTCCAGCGATAGAAACTGAATAGCTTCGGAGATGGCTTGTTGGTCTGCATCCGTCAGCGCGCCCCGGCTATAGGGGAAGCGACCAAAAGCGACCAGTTCTTCTACGGTCAGGCGCAGATTGAAATCAGGAGATTGGCGTAGGGTGGCAACCCGGCGTGCATAGTCGGCAATGCGTATGTCGGCAATGTTGCGGCCGTCCAGCTGGATTTGGCCTTCGTCGGCTTCCAGCAGGCGGGCAATGCTCATCAATAAGGTGGTTTTACCGGCCCCATTGGGGCCGATCAGGGAGCTGAGCTGTCCGGTAGGAAACTGCGTGCTGACATTGGAAAGCACGGTCTTGTTCTTGTAGTGTTTGGAGAGCTGATTGATCGTAATCATGCTGTGCCTCGGGTACGAACCATCAGTCCCAGGAAGTACGCGCCACACACCAGGTTGACGAGTATCCCGACGGTCGTGCGGTAATTGAAAATGTGTTCCACCGCTATTTGCGCCAGTAAAAACATGACGATGGCAATGGCGCAGCCCAGGGGCAGCGTGATTCTGTGTCGGAAGCTGCGGGCCAGCGCATAGCTGGTGTTGGCCACGAAAATTCCCATGAAGGCAGTGGGCCCGAGCAGGCTGGTGGAAATGGCGACCAGGGCAGCAATCAGGGCCAGCTGGATGCGCACGGTACGGCGGTAATCGACCCCCAAAGAAATGGCTTGCTCGCGGCCCAGAGACAGCACGTCCAGCGTGGGCAAGCTGCGCAGGCTGCCCAGGCAAATGCCACCCACCAGAATCGCGGAAATCAGCAGTTGCAAAGGCTCGACCCGGTTAAAGGACGCCTGGCTGAAGCCCAGCAGAATGGAGAACTCGCCGGGGCTGATTTTCAGCTGCACAAACTGGGTGAA
This genomic window from Alcaligenes faecalis contains:
- a CDS encoding LysR family transcriptional regulator yields the protein MKTTLDEMQAFIAVVDAGAISRAAEHLGLTVSAVSRTLNRLEEKLNTTLLRRTTRRLELTEEGAVFLERARSIVAHVEEAEEDLAIRRQQPVGRLRVDAASPFILHCVVPIVRGYKERYPQVSLELTSNEGWIDLLEHRTDVAIRIGRLKDSTLHARPIGSTRLRVMASPAYLEKHGHPHDVADLDNHVLLGFTQPLSLNEWPLPAQDGMPVHIKPSIAASSGETLRQLALDGVGIVSLSDFMTHRDRDAGRLVQLFPKRTLEMGQPINAVYYRNTALSARISTFVSYLSECWEAGLGGTK
- a CDS encoding sulfatase-like hydrolase/transferase; protein product: MTQRKNVLFIMADQLRADHLACYGHPHIRTPNLDALAAKGVRFDRAFVNSGVCGPSRMSYYTGRYPSTHGATWNRVPLSVGEVTMGEYLRAGGHKLVLAGKTHIMVDHKGLERLALDGGSELARLLKTGGFEEIDRYDGHHEPGEESGYPAYLRRHGYQSDDPWTDFVISARGPDGEAVSGWHMRNARYPSLVEEKHSETAYMTDQALSFMERMGDEPWVLHLSYVKPHWPYIAPAPYHDMYSADQCLPVVRNEAELSNAHPVVDAYRQQEECVSFSSDTCVETVRPAYQGLITQLDDHLGRLFDFMSRNGLMDNTLIIFTADHGDFLGDHWLGEKELFYDTVQRVPFIVYDPSPEANATRGTVDDRMVEAVDVLPTMLSWLGLPLASHRLEGRNLLPLLHGAQPPWRDCVFSELDYSYRLARVIRDKSSSNARAWSLRSDRWRYVYWLDEPEQLYDLHADPEQFNDLGRSADHEHIREECRERLLQWFTSLKRRTTVTEEEVERGTNAYKKAGVFFGQW
- a CDS encoding MFS transporter, whose amino-acid sequence is MPIALLALTISAFAIGTTEFVIVGLLPTIAADLAVSLPSAGLLVSLYALGVAIGAPVLTALTGKVPRKALMLGLMALFTLGNLVAWQAPGYESLIVARILTGLAHGVFFSIGSTIAASLVPKEKAASAIAIMFTGLTVALVTGVPLGTFIGQQFGWRTTFLAVSALGVIAFLGSLLFVPKNVIHSKPATLRQQIRVFAQPRLLLVYAMTAVGYGGSFIAFTFLAPMLEQITGFSIHAVGGVLLAYGVSVAVGNLWGGKLADQRGPIPALKQIFLLLAIVLLALTFTAHNPWLMLATVLAWGGVAFGNVPGLQIYVVNQAQRFVPEAVDVASGLNIAAFNIGIAIGAWGGGLIVANIGLIHTAWIGAIVVLLALGLTVWAGKLDQRDQEDQLEVKARPLAAC
- the chrA gene encoding chromate efflux transporter, whose protein sequence is MQMQAADRPGSPLEVFWAFLKLGLTSFGGPIAHLGYFRTEFVERRRWLDDRSYSDLLALCQFLPGPASSQVGMALGLGRAGWMGLLAAWTGFTLPSAIALILFAMGLAGQQGIAESAWVHGLKIVAVAIVAQAVLGMARSLCPDRSRAALAIVAALLSLALPSAFGQVLAIAVTGLIAWWKLDFAQAGVAQAHSYPVSRKVGMAALLAFAGLLLALPVWAAATGSTIIQLLEGVYRSGALVFGGGHVVLPLLQASVVPTGMVSNAELMAGYGAAQAVPGPLFTFAAYIGAMAQWPLQGWLGGVALLALVFIPAFLILIGVLPFWEGLRHRAGVRTAMAGINAGVVGILGAALYDPVWTSAIHDKADFGLALLLFGLLTVGRVPPALVVLLAGLGALLMSII
- a CDS encoding ferritin-like domain-containing protein: MDTHKSRADKHLMDWLRDAHAMEEQAETMLNSMLSRVENYPELHQRIQQHIKETQTQQGLVRECIERRGGDTSLLKDLGGKVMAAFQGFSGIFASDEVVKGTMFSFAFENLEIAAYSQLKEAADFVGDTETAMVCHQILEQERAMARWLEEHSPELIRIFLARANEGHSQAKP